The following is a genomic window from Pseudoalteromonas arctica A 37-1-2.
GCTAAAAGGTTTATATCAGTACTATAAAGATGCAAAACTGATAACGTAAAAAGATTCCCTTTTAACTCAAAAATTTGGTCCGACATACACGCTCAATTGAATTGTCTGATTAGAAATTAATTTTAGATAAACGTAGGCTGAATAGGGCCTTTATTGAAATTTCTAATCTAATTTTTCTAACTTATTATTACTCTCATGTTATAGTGTGCGGCATTGTTAAGCAAGAATTTATAGGGTCATAATGCTCACTGCAGTATATAAAAGTAAGAAAAAAGCGGATACGTTCTTATTTGTTGAAAAAAGAGATGATTTTGACAAAGTTCCGGAACCTTTAATGGCTATGTTTGGTCAACCTCTTTATGTGATGATCATCAACTTAGCAAAACGTGAGCATTTAGGTGGGTCTGATTTAGAAGCAGTAAAAGGTGCACTAAGTGATCAGGGGTATTATTTACAACTTCCTCCACCGGAACAAAATTTGCTAAGTCAGTTACGAAAAGAAAATGGAGTTGATAGTGATTAAAAAACTTATCGTTATATTATGTGGTGTATGTTTAAGCTCATCTGTGATGGCAAAAACACAGGCCGAATTTCAAGATTATTTAGCAAATTTAAAGCAAGAAGCCATCTCAAAAGGCTATGAAGCAAAACTTATTGATGACGCTTTTGCAACAGCAACATATAAAGAAAAAGTGGTTTCGGCTGATAAAAACCAGCCAGAAGTAAAAGAAACCCTTGAAACGTATTTACCAAAACGCGTACCACAGTGGAAAATAGACCGTGCACGCAAGCTTTATGCAGAAAACAAAGATGTACTTGAAAAAGTAGCGAAAGAGTTTGGAGTACAAGCACGCTTTATAGTGGCATTGTGGGGACTTGAAAGTAACTTTGGCGCCATTCAAGGTGGCCATAATGTTATTTCGTCACTTGTTACACTTGCTTTTGATGGACGCCGAGAAGCGCTTTATAAACGCCAACTTTGGGCTGCACTCGACATTTTAAAATCGGGCCATATTACGCTTGATAAATTTAAAGGCTCATGGGCAGGCGCAATGGGGCAAACGCAATTTATGCCAACTTCATTTAATGCTTACGCGGTTGATTACAATAATGATGGCCGTAAAGATATTTGGACCACAAAGGAAGATGCTTTTGCTTCAATTGCTAACTATTTAAAGCAAGAAGGCTGGAACGACTCTCTTACGTGGGGTCGCCAAGTACAGTTACCTGAAAACTTTGATAGTAAATACGTTTTAGTGCGTGGTACAAAAACGCGCAAGCAGTGGCTAGAATATTGGAATGATTCTGAGCGCTCATTAGCTGATTGGCAAGCACTGGGTGTTCGCAAAGCTGATGGCTCTGATTTACCTAATGTGGACGTGCGTGCTGCGCTGGTGATGCCGGATGATATAAATGGCCGTATGTACTTAGCGTACGACAACTACAAAGTATTTATGCATTGGAATCGCTCGTATTACTTTGCTACTAGCGTAGGTTACTTGTCGGATAGAATTGGTTATCCAAAAATCTAATTTTAAAATATACCTATAAATAAAGCCGCAATTGCGGCTTTATTCTTTTTTGAATATTTTATCTTTTAAGTCAATAACTTTACCAATTCCAGAACCTAGCTTCATCAGCTTATTAAGTTGCTCTGGCGTTAAACGTTGCAGCTCTGATGACCATTTAGTGACGGTTTCAAGTAGGTTGTGAATTTCCCCCATTTGTTTTTGTGCATAAAGCTCATCGTCGTTACTGGCTTCATCTAATAAGTTATCGCGTAGTAATGTTAAGGTGGGCTCAATTTCGCGCTTTTTACGTTCTTCAAATACGCGATTTGCCATATCCCAAATATCGCCAGCAGGGGCGTAGTACTCTTTTCGATCGCCAGGAATATGCTGCACTTTAATTAATTGCCACGATTGCAACTCTTTAATACCCATGCTTACATTACCGCGAGAAATACTAAGCGCATCTGCAATCTCATTGGCTGTCATTGGATTTTTAGTAATAATCAGCAAACCACACATTTGCCCAATCGTACGATTGAATCCCCAGCGGCTGCCCATCTCACCACAATGCATTACAAAGGCAAAATTCTTTTCGGATAAACTCATAGCTTAGTA
Proteins encoded in this region:
- a CDS encoding YcgL domain-containing protein, which gives rise to MLTAVYKSKKKADTFLFVEKRDDFDKVPEPLMAMFGQPLYVMIINLAKREHLGGSDLEAVKGALSDQGYYLQLPPPEQNLLSQLRKENGVDSD
- a CDS encoding lytic murein transglycosylase, giving the protein MIKKLIVILCGVCLSSSVMAKTQAEFQDYLANLKQEAISKGYEAKLIDDAFATATYKEKVVSADKNQPEVKETLETYLPKRVPQWKIDRARKLYAENKDVLEKVAKEFGVQARFIVALWGLESNFGAIQGGHNVISSLVTLAFDGRREALYKRQLWAALDILKSGHITLDKFKGSWAGAMGQTQFMPTSFNAYAVDYNNDGRKDIWTTKEDAFASIANYLKQEGWNDSLTWGRQVQLPENFDSKYVLVRGTKTRKQWLEYWNDSERSLADWQALGVRKADGSDLPNVDVRAALVMPDDINGRMYLAYDNYKVFMHWNRSYYFATSVGYLSDRIGYPKI
- a CDS encoding GbsR/MarR family transcriptional regulator; its protein translation is MSLSEKNFAFVMHCGEMGSRWGFNRTIGQMCGLLIITKNPMTANEIADALSISRGNVSMGIKELQSWQLIKVQHIPGDRKEYYAPAGDIWDMANRVFEERKKREIEPTLTLLRDNLLDEASNDDELYAQKQMGEIHNLLETVTKWSSELQRLTPEQLNKLMKLGSGIGKVIDLKDKIFKKE